Proteins from a genomic interval of Streptomyces sp. Tu6071:
- a CDS encoding NAD(P)/FAD-dependent oxidoreductase, whose protein sequence is MSTTERPRILVVGGGYVGLYAAQRILKKMRYGEATVTVVDPRSYMTYQPFLPETAAGNISPRHVVVPLRRVLKRAEVLTGKVSSIDQDRKVATIAPLVGESYELPFDYLVIAMGAVSRTFPIPGLAEQGIGLKGVEEAVGLRNHVLAQMDKADSTHDEAIRRKALTFVFIGGGFAGAETVGELEDMARDAAKDYPNVSREDMRFLLVDVADKILPEVGPKLGEYGKKHLESRGVEVYLKTGMDSCVDGNVKLNNGLEVEAGTIVWTAGVKPNPALAGFGLPLGPRGHVDVGADLQATGTNYIWAAGDNAQVPDMVGRKNGNPNAWCPPNAQHALRQAKVLGDNVVSGMRGFPQKEYSHSNKGAVAGLGLHKGVAMIVMGKMKIKLKGRLAWYMHRAYHGMAMPTFNRKIRVFADWTLGMFLKREAVSLGAVETPRGEFYEAAKPAPKPAPVAEVPAPKAEAAKGESAEPAKAG, encoded by the coding sequence ATGAGCACCACGGAGCGTCCCCGAATCCTCGTAGTGGGTGGTGGGTACGTAGGACTGTACGCAGCACAGCGCATCCTGAAGAAGATGCGCTACGGCGAGGCGACCGTGACGGTCGTGGACCCCCGCTCGTACATGACCTACCAGCCCTTCCTCCCGGAAACCGCCGCCGGCAACATCTCGCCGCGCCACGTCGTCGTCCCCCTGCGGCGCGTCCTGAAGAGGGCCGAGGTCCTGACCGGCAAGGTCTCCTCGATCGACCAGGACCGCAAGGTCGCCACGATCGCCCCCCTCGTGGGCGAGTCGTACGAGCTGCCCTTCGACTACCTCGTCATCGCGATGGGCGCGGTCTCCCGCACCTTCCCGATCCCGGGCCTCGCCGAGCAGGGCATCGGCCTGAAGGGCGTCGAGGAGGCCGTCGGCCTCCGCAACCACGTCCTCGCGCAGATGGACAAGGCCGACTCGACCCACGACGAGGCGATCCGCCGCAAGGCCCTCACTTTCGTCTTCATCGGCGGCGGCTTCGCCGGTGCCGAGACGGTGGGCGAGCTGGAGGACATGGCCCGCGACGCGGCCAAGGACTACCCCAACGTCTCCCGCGAGGACATGCGGTTCCTCCTCGTCGACGTCGCGGACAAGATCCTGCCCGAGGTCGGTCCCAAGCTCGGCGAGTACGGGAAGAAGCACCTGGAGTCGCGCGGCGTCGAGGTCTACCTCAAGACCGGCATGGACTCCTGTGTCGACGGCAACGTCAAGCTCAACAACGGCCTCGAGGTCGAGGCCGGGACCATCGTGTGGACCGCGGGCGTCAAGCCCAACCCGGCGCTCGCCGGCTTCGGTCTCCCGCTCGGCCCGCGCGGTCACGTCGACGTCGGCGCCGACCTCCAGGCCACGGGCACGAACTACATCTGGGCCGCGGGCGACAACGCCCAGGTCCCGGACATGGTCGGCCGCAAGAACGGCAACCCGAACGCCTGGTGCCCGCCCAACGCGCAGCACGCGCTGCGGCAGGCGAAGGTCCTCGGCGACAACGTCGTCTCCGGCATGCGGGGCTTCCCGCAGAAGGAGTACAGCCACTCCAACAAGGGTGCGGTGGCGGGCCTCGGCCTCCACAAGGGCGTCGCGATGATCGTCATGGGCAAGATGAAGATCAAGCTCAAGGGCCGTCTCGCCTGGTACATGCACCGCGCGTACCACGGCATGGCGATGCCGACGTTCAACCGCAAGATCCGCGTCTTCGCCGACTGGACGCTCGGGATGTTCCTCAAGCGCGAGGCCGTCTCGCTCGGTGCCGTCGAGACCCCGCGCGGCGAGTTCTACGAGGCCGCCAAGCCGGCCCCGAAGCCCGCGCCCGTCGCGGAGGTCCCCGCGCCGAAGGCCGAGGCCGCCAAGGGCGAGTCCGCCGAGCCCGCGAAGGCCGGCTGA